A single Anabrus simplex isolate iqAnaSimp1 chromosome 10, ASM4041472v1, whole genome shotgun sequence DNA region contains:
- the Ppox gene encoding protoporphyrinogen oxidase — protein MHGILGGGLSGLAAAYYLLKTSQPVKLFEASQRLGGWIRSSRTESGHIFEHGPRTIRPKGEQGENTLQLISELGLSQRVVPIPFNHPAAQNRMIYVNKHLYTLPSSFLSLVLVKPPFTKPLISALLHDLRAPKKAGSDESIYDFVQRRLGQELADYAISPMICGICAGDAKQISVKFLMKSLYEAEQEHGSIIGGMLKNMWMNRGSKKKAKNKNELCERAKKEKWSVYSLQGGLELLPQTLEEQIRSLNGSIMLNAPCENITFVDSKTVSVKSRGRDFIVQKLISSIPAPKLAPLLQKQHPELSKELAAIPFVTVGVVNLQYPGKLVKKDAFGFLVPPSQNIPILGVIFDSCCFPSADNTLLTVMMGGHWFEKQFGRNPSRADLLNIATSQVKSILGISDKPQNSCVSILKDCIPQYVLGHHDRVKRIRDYISAKKLPLAVIGASYDGVGVNDVILSARRAAENV, from the coding sequence TGAGTCGGGACACATCTTCGAGCACGGACCGAGAACCATCCGTCCAAAAGGAGAACAGGGCGAAAATACCCTCCAGCTGATCAGCGAACTGGGTCTCTCTCAGCGCGTCGTTCCCATCCCGTTCAACCATCCAGCGGCACAGAACAGAATGATATATGTGAATAAGCACCTGTACACATTACCTTCCAGTTTTCTCTCCCTGGTTCTCGTCAAGCCCCCTTTCACGAAACCTCTCATCAGCGCCCTCCTGCATGACCTGCGAGCCCCGAAGAAGGCCGGTTCCGACGAGAGTATTTATGACTTTGTTCAGAGAAGGCTCGGCCAAGAACTGGCAGACTACGCCATCAGTCCAATGATCTGCGGAATATGCGCAGGAGATGCGAAACAGATCAGCGTGAAATTCCTCATGAAAAGTCTATACGAAGCCGAACAGGAGCACGGCTCAATAATTGGAGGTATGTTAAAGAATATGTGGATGAACAGGGGCTCAAAAAAGAAGGCGAAGAATAAGAATGAACTCTGCGAGAGAGCCAAGAAAGAGAAGTGGAGTGTGTATTCCTTGCAAGGAGGTTTGGAACTATTACCTCAAACTTTGGAGGAGCAGATCAGAAGTCTGAATGGAAGCATAATGTTGAATGCACCCTGTGAAAATATTACATTTGTGGATTCCAAAACTGTGTCTGTGAAATCAAGAGGCAGAGATTTTATTGTTCAGAAACTCATTAGCTCAATACCTGCACCAAAGTTGGCTCCACTGCTGCAGAAGCAACATCCTGAATTAAGCAAGGAGTTGGCCGCAATACCATTTGTGACAGTTGGCGTGGTGAATTTACAATATCCAGGCAAGCTAGTCAAGAAAGATGCATTTGGGTTTTTAGTGCCTCCGTCGCAAAACATTCCAATCTTAGGAGTTATATTTGACAGCTGCTGTTTCCCAAGTGCAGACAATACCCTTCTGACTGTGATGATGGGAGGGCATTGGTTCGAGAAGCAGTTCGGACGAAACCCTAGTCGAGCAGACTTGTTGAATATTGCTACATCTCAGGTGAAATCAATCCTAGGCATATCAGACAAACCTCAGAATTCCTGCGTTTCCATTTTGAAAGACTGTATTCCTCAGTATGTTCTGGGACATCATGATCGTGTCAAGAGGATTAGAGACTATATAAGTGCCAAGAAGCTACCACTGGCTGTGATTGGAGCGTCCTACGATGGAGTAGGTGTAAATGATGTAATATTATCTGCCAGAAGGGCAgcagaaaatgtttaa